A segment of the Anopheles cruzii chromosome 2, idAnoCruzAS_RS32_06, whole genome shotgun sequence genome:
CAGTGCGCGCTACGATACAGAACATCGTGCAAATGCATTCGATATTGTTAGAAGTCCCCGATTTGTTAGGTGCAATTCCAATTAAAACATCATGTGAGAACATGTTTCACACCTGAAACACCCCGAAAACCGATCCGCGGATACGGAGAGGGATAGGAACGACCTGCGATACGACATTACGATAACCGGCACTGGCGACAGTCGTCTCAGTCATCCCGCCGACAAAATCCGGTAGGACCAGTTACCATCGGCTACGGGTGCCGACAACGTTGGGTCGGTCGATAGTATAGGAAAACATAACGTACGCAACCGAGAGATTCGGGTTTGACGAGGCTCACCCACGGCGATGACATTCCGCTTGCTAACGATGCATTTGGTGGAAATTTGCGATTAACTGGAACTTACTGTCCCAAAGATTGTAGCACTGAGCATGAACTGaaacttctttttgtttgctctcctCCGTTCGTTTAGAATTTTTGGTGTTTCCAcgctccaccagcagcagcagcatcagcagcagtcccAGCAGCGCGACTGTTACGGTTGTGGCGAGCGCATTGCACCGAACGAAATGGTGATGCGAGCGAAACATCTGGTCTACCATCTGCACTGCTTCCTGTGCTTCACCTGCAACCGGCCCCTGCAGAAGGGCGAACCCTTCTCGATCCGGGCCGGCAAGTTGATCTGCCAGCACGACCTGGAGAAGGACTTTTACGGTGCTGCgatgcaccaccatcacggcggtgccggtggagctACCGGATCGGGAGGCCTACACCCGCCACTACATCCTGTACACGGGGCGGCGCATCTGTACGGTGATGACGATTACTTGCTGGAGGACGGGTTGCGAACACGcgacggacgacgaggacCGAAGCGACCACGCACCATCCTGACTTCTGCCCAGCGTCGCCAGTTTAAGGCTTCCTTCGACGTGTCACCGAAACCCTGCCGGAAGGTTCGCGAAGCACTGGCCAAGGACACGGGACTCTCGGTACGGGTGGTACAGGTCTGGTTCCAGAATCAGCGCGCAAAGATGAAGAAGATTTCGCgcaaatcgaaaacgaacgGTAACGGAGATGGTGAAAAGAACCACTCGGACAAGGAGGACAAGTCGATCAAGCTGGAATCGCCTAGCAGTGACCACAGCCACTATCTGGGGCTTGACAGTTCGTACAGCTCTTCCAGCCAACCGCTCAATCCGAACCTGCCCTACTCGCCAGgtatgtttgtttgtcgtAAAATTGCGTCGATTTAAATAGTTTAAATCACCACTTACCATTGCAGACTTTCCCGACAACTCCGACGCCAGTCTGTGCAGCTCGGACATTTCGTTGGACGAAAACTTTGACAACGTCGACGAGACGACCTCCGACACGATGTCGTTACAAAATTTGGACCTGCAAACTAACCTCAACAATGGCGCTGGACCCGGTACGGGTGGTTTACAGTGCGCCGGTGGACTAAACGGCGGTGCGACGGCCGGTGGAGCAACCCATCAGCAGCTAGTCAATCACAACAATAACTCCATCAATCCGATGGCTATGGCTGGTGTGGCCGGCAGCATAACGCACATCGACAAGCTCTACCTGATGCAGAATTCGTACTTCAATTCGGCACAAATTGAACAGTGATCCCTTCTCCAAGGAAGCTAACATCCCCTAAAACTAGTCAATCGAAcaacgccgggccgggtgcaaACCGCTCGGTGGTCCTTGGAGCTTTTCGTTAAAGAAGGACACCACGAGTATGAATGAATTTGTATCTAAGAACAGAGAGGCGTGCGATTCGTAGGTGAAAACACAGTCCAGAATGAAAAAAGGCGCATTCTTTATGAGTTTACTGTGCACTAAATTCGTCGTGCTCCTGATTTATTGTTGTTATCGAGTTTTTCTTCTGGCGTCTTTTAGAAACATTCAATGTACAACAGCATTTACACTATACATGAAAAATGCATCACGCATACAGACAAGAGCAATTGTGAGGCAAGAGAAATGAGAAACCGTTAATCCATCTGGATCggaataaaccaaaaaaatgcGTTAATTCTTCTATTAACTGATGACATGTTGAGTGCTATTTCCCTAATGTTACCCTTGGACACCATACAATTGTTCGTGTTCGGCACATAGTATTGACTGTGTTTGAGTCATTTGAATTGGCTTACCAAATCATGTTCGAAACTCATTCGACTCCATTCATTCGTAACTTCAACGTAATTTCTACAACAACGTACCATTAGGTTGTCATCATTCCGAAATCCAATAAAAAAGAGTACAATATTGCTTATCACGTTCTATTGGCGTTTGGCTTAACTTATCTCACGCTTGTTACGGCCTCCTTTCGGGCGGCGTCTTGTAACAATTGGGTGTCCACTTCCTCACCGGGCAACTGTACGTACCGTACGACGGAGCCACGAATGAAGCAATTCTTCACTGAAAGCATGTGCGGGTATTTCTCCGGATCGGTCACACTGATGTCGGTCAGCTTAATGTTGAGATACTGATCCACCGAGTGAAGTGTTCCGCATATGCTGGAAGCAAAACCAAATTGGTGCATGGTTACAGAGAGCGCCGGTTTAGAATTGCGTCAAACAATGCGCGCCTTGGCGGCATGGAAATGGTGTTTTACCTGAGATCGTTTTTCAGCTCCACAACAACGTCCTTCCCCACGAGCGATTTGAAAAACGAGTAGAAAAGCTGAAAAGGTACAGAATACAGTAAATTTTCCACATCTTACACACCAATTTTTAAAGTAAAAACTACCATTTCGGCTACGGAGAACGCTTCACGAGAACGAAACTTGTTTTGGAAGCTGAGCAGGGGCAACTGACAGCTCACCGCCGCCCAGTTAAAATTGCACTTTCGCTCTGGGCGAGCAGGGCGAAATTGGCTGCAACATGGATTTCGCCCCATTCGCCTCAAATAGTAATCCATCCAATCCATCCAATCCATCCAATCCATCCAATCCAtccaaaatggcaaaaaatccATTGGCGCAAAAGTAATATCGTACAATATGTAATCAAAGAACCTTCCCTGCTTGAATCGTAATCTTTATATCATTTACATCACATCAAGTGCAGCTTTTTCGAATGTAGGCCGTTATAGAACTAACGAagtttgttttacatttattttaattatgtagtttgttttagttttcctCTAGCTCTCCGTCCGTTGtgccaacaaaatggtgtttcataaaaaaactgAAGTTATTATTGGATTATTTTTTACACAAATGCGCAATTTCCGCCGACCAAATTCCGTCTCGGCGCAGAGCACTAACTTTCGCCCCACCATTGCACAAACTCGTAGCACCAGCGGGCGAAACTTCACATCACACAGAttgtcaaataaaaaaactaggcagcaaaaaaatacaCTCCGAAAAGCAATATGTCAAAGAACAGGATTTTGGTAAACAATcaaagaaaattttaattttcttaatACTTTCCGGCCCCGATGGAAGTGAAAATGCAGCACAGATCCCGCGTTCACGTGTTCCAGATACAGGTGGGTTGGCTGGTTGCGTTGGCCGACGGCGGGCCACTCCCGACGCGCTGCTCGAGTGGCTCGTAAATTGGGTCTCATCTGCAGTGGGAAAGCAGCTACTAAtattacgtttttttttttgcttcttttttgttgcgctCTCTCCTGCTCCCCTTGTTCGCAACTTGTTTGGCGTCAATGGCGGGCAAAACTCGGACACGGTTACCGCGACAAATGGAACCACTGGCCCGACCCGTAATGCATTGTGTGgcattgtttcatttcattttctgcGCACTCATGCTCCGTTGCACGCCGCAGGTCAAAGCGCTCATCAAAACGCTGAAATGTCTACAGTCGGACGATAAATACCAAGCGCTACTGTTTCTCATTTCGGCCATCAAGCTGTACGTGAAAATCCTGTACACTGACTGCCAGGAGCGTATCTACAAACCCTCAATACTCAGAGAGCTGCACAATATCGAGAATGTGATCCTGGTGAACCTGCTCAAATCGCGAAGTGCGGCCGCGTccggctcgtcgtcggtggccacgggccacagcaccacctcgtcgtcgtttgcgGCGGGCGGTAAAGCCTCCTGTCTCGACATTAGTAGCACAAGTGTACGCAGCGCGGACCTATCGATCGGTGGTGATGGGTTGCTACTGCTGAtgcggcaacagcagcagaacagcAGCGCGCCACTAGCACCTTGGGATCTGCGGGGGAAACTATTGCGCGGCAACCTGTTCGACGGGCTGTCAGTGACGACGACAGGTGGTGCTAGAGGTGCTAGTGGTTTGTTGCCGACAGGTGGCGGCCGACGAAAGTGGTTAGGCAACGTACGGATGAACCGGGCGCTGGTCCGCCTGATAGCGAGCCATGATTTTAAGTTGCTGTTTAACATGTTCGAGCAAAGCATCTTTCCGACGTGGAAGATCTACAAGAATGAGCAGATTTTCGTTCGCAAGCGGCCCGCGCTCACGACGGTAACCGTGCGCACCTCGCTGCCCGCCCTCTGTTACGAGGGCGGACTGTCCCACTCACCTCCGGCGACGTACATCAAGAAAGAAGAGTTCGACTTTGATCCACCCTACTCGCTGGCGGACGATCACTGCTTCGAGGAGATCaaggaggaggacgaggatcTGCTACTGATGAAGGAGGAAGACTCGATCGACAACTCGAACGAAATCTTCTCCGAGGAGGAATCGTCCACCAACAACACCTCGCTGATGCTTTCCTCCGACACAAATACGCTCGATACCAACGACTCGAGCATGGTTTCAcacgaacgaaacaaggaACAGGTCTACCAGTGCTTACTGTGTGATAAAAGGTTGGTGTCCTTCGCCTGACGCCTGGCGTGCGCAAGCAAAAACACGTTcttatatgtgtgtgtgtgcgtttcttCTTTCAGTTATAGGAAAAGGAAATCTCTCGTCATCCATTTTAGCCACCACCCAGGCTTCTGTCCCGACTGTGGAAAACAACGCGGGGTCACGTCGGAGGTAAAAGATCAGCATGAAAATGCCTCTAATGAATGAAActgattgttttctttccccgtAGGAAATTGTGGAACATAATCGAATGTATCACAAGAACCGGCCACACATATGCGAACACTGTGGCGAAACGTTTACGCGGAACCAACAGTACCAGATTCACGTGGAGGGTCATTTCATCAGCAAGGCGAGGGTAGCGGAGCAAAATTGCAAAAGTAAGTTTCTGATCCTCGCAACCGCTCGACGGTGATCGGCGTACGATCGGCTTTAAATGGTTTTGTTTCCCCCAGAAACCCACAAGTACAGCTGCAAGACGTGCAGTATCGTTTTCAACAATCAGAAATATCTCGAAAAGCACatccaaaaaacgaaccaccAGGCGGAGGGTTTGGTGTGCGACATTTGCGGTGCAATATTCTGTAACAGTATCAAGCTCAGCCAGCACGTCACTCGTTCGCACAACAATGGTATATTTTGAAAAGTAGCTTTTCCTGCTATCTGTTCTCACGGTAAgccggggtttttttgtttcgtttgcagTGTTTACGCAAAAAACGAGTCTCGAGCAAAGCTTGTTGCTGCAGGGAACGAGTGTGGCGGAGAAAAACTATCCCTGCGATCAATGTGGtgcttcgtttctttcgcAGCCTTCGCTGCGAGAACATATTAAAATTGcccatccggttccggtaagAGCCCGTTGGATTGAAAACGAGTGACCATTTAGACTGCGAttgaattcttcgtttcgtcTGGTTTCGGTGCTATTTTGCAGGAAAATAAGTTCGAGTGTAACATCTGCAACAAGGTTTTCGCTGCCAAGCGGTCCCTGAAACGCCATAAACTTTGCCATTCAAACGAAAGAGCCTTCCACTGTACGGTGGAGAACTGTAAGGAAACGTACAAAAACCAATCCCATCTGGCACGCCACATGAAAGCGGCGCACCAAATCGACCCGCCCTCGAAGCGCCTACAGAAAGCGAAAGCGGTGGCCGCAGCGCTTGGCACTGCCTCTACGTCCGTACCCGAACCGCTCGCCAGCGGAGACCTTTTCGGGGGCCACACCGCCGACGCTCAGATGGGCGGTTCGTGCGACTCGATAAAGGCGACGAGTACACTGAAAAAAtcgctcggtagcagcgaaAAATCTCTCGGTGACAGTAGCACCAACTTCAGTGACAATATGTCCGCGTTTAATTACGAGTTTTCTGACACGACCGGCGGTACCTCGACGCCAGCAATACCGACGCTCGAGCAGAATATGCTTCCGTCGACCGGTATTCTGGGGGCCGgttctggtgctggtgcatcGATAGCCAGTAGTCGCACTGCAGCTTTAACGTGTACGGTCCCCGGTCAAGGTGGTGCTTTCAACGATCCGACAATAAGTTTCGGCAACAGTGGAAACAGCGGCAACAAGCAGCAAGCttcacagcagcaacagcagcacatcGGATGGCAGAATCTCGAGTTTAGCTCCGGAACGCATCGACCGGGAATCCCAACTGGTGCCGGCGCTGGCGGCATGTCTCCGATGGACCCGTTGGCGATAGGTCCGGGAAGCTTTATGGACGGGACGGCACATCACCAGCAATCGCCCCACCATCAACATCACCATCCTCACCACCAACAGCTTCACCACGGTGGAAATGCAATGACCGGAGCACCAAGTGCTAGCAGCGGTTTTATGGTCTCCAGCGGTCCGAGAAGATTCCCTGTAAGTAGCACGGGCACTGTAATTGCCTTTTCCTGCCTcacatttcatcattttcatttggtttGTCCTTAGCTTCCCGAAAGCAACTTCATCTGTGAGCACTGTGATGAGACGAACTTCATCAATGCCCAACAGTTTCAGCTCCACATTCAAGACCACTTTGCTGGCAAGGAGGGCAAAGAGCATGCCAACAAGAGTAAGACCAACAGCACCTTAAAATTTACTCTAGTTTCAGTCAAATTATCGTACCTACCCATAAATGTGTAGGGAAATGAATGAtgttgaaacaatatttagaATACTTACATTTTTGATTCCACAGAACTCCAACGGTTAAACTGTAAAACGTGTAGTCTGGTGTTTGCCACTGGAGCCCAGCTCGATCGGCACATTCAAAAGACGAACCATCACACCGAATGCATCGCATGTGAGATTTGTAGTGCAATATTCAACTCTAATTTAAAGGTTTACCAGCACATGCTGAAATGTCACAAAAATGGTAGGTCCCTCCAGGCCCCCGATATTCCGAGGAGAGAGGGTGCTCAAGTCTGACTTTATTGATTCCTTACAGACGTATGGTTCGCCTGTGAACAGTGCTCAAAGGTTTTCATCATGCAACAGGACTATGACGCACATCAGCTGGTGCATCAGACGGTCACGGACCGGTCGATCATCTGTGAGCACTGTGCCTCATCCTTCCTCACGCAGGAAGCCCTGAAGGAACATATCAAAATAGCACATTCGATGGTAACTATCCGCGGATTGTAATGTTTcacaagaaaacgaaaaccgttGACACCCTTGGCCTTGTTTCGTCGTCATCTTGTAGgacaaaaaatataaatgcCCTATTTGCAATAAGCTGTTCGCTGCACGACGCTCACTGAAACGCCATAAGCTGTGCCACGAGGAGGAAGCTGCATTCCGTTGTTCGGCCGAAGGTTGCAGTGAAGCGTTCCGCACGGCGGGCAATCTGGCCAAGCACAAAAAGATGGCCCATCCGGCAGGCATcgtaccggcggcggcaattgTCGCTGCGTCCATCGATCCGATTGGCGATAAAATGGTCGGCGGAGGGGCAATGGGTCAGAGTACAAGTAAACTTCCCAGCGGACTAGCAACACCGATGGCAGGAACCGTTGGCGCTGGGGTGGGCGTAATTGGCGGCCCCAATGCCtcaccggtggccacaaacGTTGGTGCGATGAAAACGCTTGAAAAGTCCCACCCGGAAATGATGGCACGGAGCGGCACGGGATCGGGCATCATGTCCCCGGTGGGTCCGGGCGGTAGTGGCAATGTCGGTATGATGGGTCTGGCGGGGCCATCCGGTGCCATGATGACCGGTGCATTAGGGACTGGCGGGCCGGGATTGAAAGGTGAACGATCGTCCGCTGGCAGTATGATGGTGCCTCCGTCGAGAACGTCCAGTGCTGGAAGCAATGCAGGCGGAATGAGTGGCAACAACCCGTCCGTAGGCAATACAACCATGCTGTACAATCCTTACGAGGCCATGCACTACAACAGCAGCGTCCTAGGTCCACCTGGTCCTCAACATCATCCGCGCTATCCGCAGCCAACACACTCACTCCATCACTCACCATCTCAGTTTGGTGCTATGACAAACCCCGGTACCGTTGCGACTGCTGCCTCCATGCACTACGGTTCTCCGGGTCACGGCTTACGAACGGTTCCGAGTGGTACCGGGCCGGGAACGAATGCCGAACAGCAGCAAGCTGTCTCCGGCTATCGGATGACCGACCCTTCTGCTAACGCTACTAGTGTCGGGGCTGGTGGAAGTGTAGCAAACACGGGCACCAATATTCCGTACAACTACGGGCAGGTAGGAAATCAATTCGATTGGCAAAACATGGAACTCGGTGGCCAGATGGTGGTTGATACCGATGTAATGAGTGGAGGCACTGTAAGTGGCGGGAATGGTTCCGTGACAAGCGGTGCGATGAAGAGTAGTAAATACTACCAAGCAATGCACGAACCTTCGGCCAGCGGTCCTTCAAGTGGATTCCTATCCGcacatcagcaacaacaacagcaacagcagcagcaacaacagctaCAGCATCAATCGTCACATCACACATCACAGCATATGCATCACACGCATCAACAGCATGctcagctgcagcaacaacagcagcttcCACAGGGACATCCCCATCAAACACAGCAGGCGAGCGGACTACAGCAAAGCAAACCTTCCCAAGAACAaacccatcagcagcaacaacagcaacatctCATAAATATGAATAATCAAGACATGATGGGTTATCAGGTAATGTCCTGTCCTAAGGAGTTCAGCCTTAAATactttcgtaaaaaaaattttacttaaataataaaatgataaccgtaatcttttttttatattttgcaGGAAATGTGGAACGCCAATATGATGAAAATGGAGTTTCAGGAAGAAACGAGCGGTTCAACTGCTGCGGCCAGCGGTTCATACAATAGCTTGGGAACCATTCTTACCAATTTAGAACTGATGGGCAGCGGCAGTAACTTTGAGCAGCAAtccccacaacaacaaagctATGATATGCTGGCGGGAGGATCTCGCACTGCAACCGATCAGGCTAGGTTACAGTCGGCCCAATCTCCTGTGTTAACTCCACAGCAAGTACAACACCACCattcgcaacaacaacaacagcaacagcttcATCAGCAGTCGAAAGGAAATCATTTCCACGGCgccaacaaacagcaacactCAAGCGCAATGTTGCCGATCGTAGAACCAGGACAGTTGGTtaatcagcatcagcaccatcatcaacaacagcaacagctccatcatcaacagcagcaatatTTCCACGATCATCATGGGCAACCTTCGAGTagccatcatcagcagcagcaacagacaCCTCATTCGCATCATTCCGCTATGGGCCACGTGCCATTAGGGCACCACCACAGCCATcattcgcagcagcaacaacagcatcatcttcagcagcaacagatgcAACACTACAACCCGCACATGCCGCAACATCCACAACTCTCGCAACATCATCCTCACGCTCCTGGACCACCGCAGGCACCCAGTGGCCAACAGTCGCACCTTGCGCAGCACaatccgcagcagcaacaaccacagcatcagcaacaacatccAGTAGCAGgtttgcaacaacaacaacagcaaccggcAATGAGCTACAACCCGAATCAGTCGCAGGCAGCTACGGGTGATGCCGGTGGCAGTAACACCGCTGCCCCGATGCCGACCGACATATCGAAAACCCCGAACAATCTACCGTTCGTCGATAGTTTCACCGAATCGATCGACTACCTGCAACAGTCCTTTCAGTACGTGTAATAGGCCGTTCGATAGCTGTGGTTGGTAGTATTTATATTGCTATTTCGTTTTCGTCCCGTGCCTTCCCAAAGTTATCGGTGCATTTTTTGCAGacttcctttctcgctcttgcTTGCACAATAAGCTTGCATCTGATtgcatttatttgtttgttttatgttgccttaATCTTTGTTCCTTGCCAACATCGTAAAACGATAGATAAATTATACGtttaacaaatattttatgaaatacCGCTCGGAAGGGACTGGTGCAATGGAcgaagcgcgcgcgggaaAAATGACGTGAAAGCACCAACGAGTGTGTTCGTACGTTCGAACAAATTAAGTTAAAATGTCGAGACCTCAGAAAAGATAAACTAAACGAAATGTCACTTGTAATCAAACATGGTGCAAAGAGCTACGTACGACACTCGCGCTAGCCTCTCGGTATACGCGCAAGCGTATATTTGGTGCACATGtgtggaaaaatcaaaattcagGCTCTTACATTTGCTTACAGCGAGCGAGAACAAGCGAAGCTGTTCACTGTTCCGCACTGTAACCGGGAAACAAATTTAAGAACAATAGTGTAAGCGAGCGTCGGGCACAAATCTAGGGACGAACACTTTGATTCTAAAGTAATTTTAATGGCTCACGTAATCCGTGCGAAAGTTGAAACAATAGCTCGAAAGTCGCGGCATAAACGCATGGATGGGATGACAATGTTTGTAAATTGTTACATATAATGGCCGAAGGCTGCCACAGCATTGAGCACGGTACGAGGGAAAGCCTGTTTTAATTACTTACACCGTGTGGTCCATCGTGGTTGATAGGAAATGATGTGTTTAGTTGGGTTTGAGAAAACGCGCCACATGAGGTCACGtgtaaaaaaaatgggaatgaCGCGAATGACGTTGAGATAGTCTTTAGGTTGTTTTTATCATTAATTTTGTGTTATTCAACTAAGCTATATCGTGTAAACATCTACAATGTCCATTACAGTCTAAGTTGCAACGCAGCAAAGTCCCTGCAGTACAGCGCTTAACGTCTTTTGCATCCGCTGCTCCGTCGTGCTCATGCATTGGCCCATGCCCGGAACGAAATGATGTGCGCTGTCTTTCTTTTGTGTGCCGCTTTCGAATCGGAAGCTGTTTCCATGTGTTACATTCGTTTCGTAAATGTCTCGTACCAAGCTAGTATCTTCAAAAGATACATAACCGCGACAAACTTATTTTACCCATTTTTCTCATCCGTTCAgcgtttctctttcttttgcaccATAGAAAATTCAAGCTCTTGAAAGCTATGGCATAGTAGAGGGCTCGATTGGCAATAACGAATAGGATACCAGCCTCCCGTCAAAGACGTTCATTGATGCAATACactgaagaaaactgtaacTAGAAAAACCGAAGGAGCAAAACTACAATAATCAGGCTTTCAGACACAGGCAGTGGTGTAGAGAATAAGAATTGTAaattgtaaaaacaaaaacatctcAAATTGTACACACTCTCAGCACTGGATCCGATACTGTATCGGAAGATCGGATGCCTACACCGGTCGACACAATCACCGGATGATCTCTTTTTATAAGCAAAACGTGTGTCCAATGGGGCATTAAATGCATTTCTTTCGTTCCTGTACCCGCTGCAACAACCTGAGCAACGTATCGCAAagttttttgaaaaatgaactctCTTCCGTTGGTGATCGATGGAAGACTGTGATGAGTTTCGATGATTTCCCCGTTTAAACCCTTCGAACACTACCCGGCACCATTCGCCACAAATGGGGACCCGGTGCCCTGTCCTTCAAATGCATCTACGAATCTGATCTGGCGGAGCGAATCTTTGGCGCTCGTTCAAGGGGACACAGCCGAGAGCATAATAGGCTAACAAATAATAGAAAAGTAAACACCACAACACCAGTCGCATGTACAGTGACGATAGGGGCAGAAACATAAGCAAGCAAACATTCTTTTTCTACTAAAAAAGACGACGTGTGTAAGAAAACGCAGAACGTACATAAACGAATAAACAGACAGAAACAGAAAGATACAATGTAATGTGCTAGTAATAAGATACCAAACTCTCATACTCCAAATACTCTCTCACACATTCAGATAATGCAGCAAACATTTGATTGCACATGCGGGCATGCAGACAAACAGGTGTGCCAGGTACCTTCCTTCCTGCGCAGCCTGCAGCCGGATCCTTAAACATGGCaggaagacacacacacattattCGAAACACATCGTAGATCGGCTGGTTGGCAGGGCGAGATGATTGAGGCTAGTAAACGGTGAGATGGCGACAGAGCACGAAGaaaagttgtaaaatataTGGTTAAATAAAGGAGGAgtagaaataaattgaaatgcaagaaacaaaacacacacacatacacacacatctACTAGAACAGGCGATCGCAAGGCAACGCAAGAcaacacaaattaaattaactaaTAATCTATTATacactattattattattatagttattgattattattattattattatataaTTATGACCATTATTGCAAATAAATGCTAAACCAGAAACAATAATTGTGGAAGAACAACACGAAACATGACCCATCGTGTAGACGTGTTTTTATTGCACCCTTTGATAGGATTACTAAATGAAAGAATTGTCCTATTTTGCAAAACTCACGAAACTAAGATTAATTTCTCTCCCTGCATGTGCGATACGGTGGACGACAAACCGGCCCGCAAAGTTTTTTTCGACCAGGGCAAGGACAGAAGGGCGTGGTTGCGCCAGTATGGTGGACGACGGCGCTCAGAAAGGACCAATTACACGCCAAACCTCTAGGCGGATTGCCGGATTATTATTGGCCAAATTCTCCAATTATTGTGATAAAATACCCTATGAGAACAGTAAAACAATGACTCGAACGCATCGATTTTTATGATTCAGTCACTCCAATCCAGGTCGCCAGACGATGCGTTTCTTACTCTCCTTGTAACGGTGCCGAGCTGAAATAAAACTTGTCAGCCCGCGGGAGCGTAAGAGCCGCTCGG
Coding sequences within it:
- the LOC128268936 gene encoding uncharacterized protein LOC128268936, producing MEVKMQHRSRVHVFQIQVKALIKTLKCLQSDDKYQALLFLISAIKLYVKILYTDCQERIYKPSILRELHNIENVILVNLLKSRSAAASGSSSVATGHSTTSSSFAAGGKASCLDISSTSVRSADLSIGGDGLLLLMRQQQQNSSAPLAPWDLRGKLLRGNLFDGLSVTTTGGARGASGLLPTGGGRRKWLGNVRMNRALVRLIASHDFKLLFNMFEQSIFPTWKIYKNEQIFVRKRPALTTVTVRTSLPALCYEGGLSHSPPATYIKKEEFDFDPPYSLADDHCFEEIKEEDEDLLLMKEEDSIDNSNEIFSEEESSTNNTSLMLSSDTNTLDTNDSSMVSHERNKEQVYQCLLCDKSYRKRKSLVIHFSHHPGFCPDCGKQRGVTSEEIVEHNRMYHKNRPHICEHCGETFTRNQQYQIHVEGHFISKARVAEQNCKKTHKYSCKTCSIVFNNQKYLEKHIQKTNHQAEGLVCDICGAIFCNSIKLSQHVTRSHNNVFTQKTSLEQSLLLQGTSVAEKNYPCDQCGASFLSQPSLREHIKIAHPVPENKFECNICNKVFAAKRSLKRHKLCHSNERAFHCTVENCKETYKNQSHLARHMKAAHQIDPPSKRLQKAKAVAAALGTASTSVPEPLASGDLFGGHTADAQMGGSCDSIKATSTLKKSLGSSEKSLGDSSTNFSDNMSAFNYEFSDTTGGTSTPAIPTLEQNMLPSTGILGAGSGAGASIASSRTAALTCTVPGQGGAFNDPTISFGNSGNSGNKQQASQQQQQHIGWQNLEFSSGTHRPGIPTGAGAGGMSPMDPLAIGPGSFMDGTAHHQQSPHHQHHHPHHQQLHHGGNAMTGAPSASSGFMVSSGPRRFPLPESNFICEHCDETNFINAQQFQLHIQDHFAGKEGKEHANKKLQRLNCKTCSLVFATGAQLDRHIQKTNHHTECIACEICSAIFNSNLKVYQHMLKCHKNDVWFACEQCSKVFIMQQDYDAHQLVHQTVTDRSIICEHCASSFLTQEALKEHIKIAHSMDKKYKCPICNKLFAARRSLKRHKLCHEEEAAFRCSAEGCSEAFRTAGNLAKHKKMAHPAGIVPAAAIVAASIDPIGDKMVGGGAMGQSTSKLPSGLATPMAGTVGAGVGVIGGPNASPVATNVGAMKTLEKSHPEMMARSGTGSGIMSPVGPGGSGNVGMMGLAGPSGAMMTGALGTGGPGLKGERSSAGSMMVPPSRTSSAGSNAGGMSGNNPSVGNTTMLYNPYEAMHYNSSVLGPPGPQHHPRYPQPTHSLHHSPSQFGAMTNPGTVATAASMHYGSPGHGLRTVPSGTGPGTNAEQQQAVSGYRMTDPSANATSVGAGGSVANTGTNIPYNYGQVGNQFDWQNMELGGQMVVDTDVMSGGTVSGGNGSVTSGAMKSSKYYQAMHEPSASGPSSGFLSAHQQQQQQQQQQQQLQHQSSHHTSQHMHHTHQQHAQLQQQQQLPQGHPHQTQQASGLQQSKPSQEQTHQQQQQQHLINMNNQDMMGYQEMWNANMMKMEFQEETSGSTAAASGSYNSLGTILTNLELMGSGSNFEQQSPQQQSYDMLAGGSRTATDQARLQSAQSPVLTPQQVQHHHSQQQQQQQLHQQSKGNHFHGANKQQHSSAMLPIVEPGQLVNQHQHHHQQQQQLHHQQQQYFHDHHGQPSSSHHQQQQQTPHSHHSAMGHVPLGHHHSHHSQQQQQHHLQQQQMQHYNPHMPQHPQLSQHHPHAPGPPQAPSGQQSHLAQHNPQQQQPQHQQQHPVAGLQQQQQQPAMSYNPNQSQAATGDAGGSNTAAPMPTDISKTPNNLPFVDSFTESIDYLQQSFQYV
- the LOC128268938 gene encoding U6 snRNA-associated Sm-like protein LSm2, whose product is MLFYSFFKSLVGKDVVVELKNDLSICGTLHSVDQYLNIKLTDISVTDPEKYPHMLSVKNCFIRGSVVRYVQLPGEEVDTQLLQDAARKEAVTSVR
- the LOC128268937 gene encoding LIM homeobox transcription factor 1-beta-like gives rise to the protein MLEFYHNLNINSGLPPAPQPVDSNAKDTNGMLDERTDIVGTIKSEKTQEICEGCGQKIKDRYFMKLSPDQFWHEQCLLCCICRIQLNQTCYTKNTKVYCKDDYYRIFGVSTLHQQQQHQQQSQQRDCYGCGERIAPNEMVMRAKHLVYHLHCFLCFTCNRPLQKGEPFSIRAGKLICQHDLEKDFYGAAMHHHHGGAGGATGSGGLHPPLHPVHGAAHLYGDDDYLLEDGLRTRDGRRGPKRPRTILTSAQRRQFKASFDVSPKPCRKVREALAKDTGLSVRVVQVWFQNQRAKMKKISRKSKTNGNGDGEKNHSDKEDKSIKLESPSSDHSHYLGLDSSYSSSSQPLNPNLPYSPDFPDNSDASLCSSDISLDENFDNVDETTSDTMSLQNLDLQTNLNNGAGPGTGGLQCAGGLNGGATAGGATHQQLVNHNNNSINPMAMAGVAGSITHIDKLYLMQNSYFNSAQIEQ